The following proteins are encoded in a genomic region of Ovis canadensis isolate MfBH-ARS-UI-01 breed Bighorn chromosome 12, ARS-UI_OviCan_v2, whole genome shotgun sequence:
- the AVPR1B gene encoding vasopressin V1b receptor — translation MDSRPPWTAAPTSGSTVAAANATTPWLGRDEELARVEIGVLATVLALATGGNLTVLLTVGQPVRKRSRMQVFVLHLALTDLGVALFQVLPQLLWDITYRFRGPDPLCRAVKYLQVLSMFASTYMLLAMTLDRYLAVCHPLRSLQQPSRSTYPLIAAPWLLAAVLSLPQVFIFSVREVIQGSGVLDCWADFRFPWGPRAYITWTTLAIFILPVAMLTACYSLICHEICKNLKVKTEAGQAEGGSWGPANRPSAPRGPVAATRGLPSRVSSISTISRAKIRTVKMTFVIVLAYIACWAPFFSVQMWSVWDENAPDEDSTNVAFTISMLLGNLSSCCNPWIYMGFNSHLWWRALRRLACCRGAGPRMRRRLSNGSLSSRHATLLTRSSGLPARGLSPGLSRKPGPRDSLRGAEQVDGDAATETSIF, via the exons ATGGATTCCAGGCCTCCTTGGACGGCTGCTCCTACCTCGGGGAGCACCGTCGCTGCAGCGAACGCCACCACACCCTGGCTGGGCCGGGATGAGGAGCTGGCCAGGGTGGAGATCGGCGTCCTGGCCACTGTCCTGGCGCTGGCGACAGGGGGCAACCTGACGGTGCTTCTGACGGTGGGACAGCCGGTCCGCAAGCGCTCCCGCATGCAGGTGTTCGTGCTGCATCTGGCTCTGACCGACCTGGGCGTGGCGCTCTTCCAGGTGCTGCCCCAGCTGCTGTGGGACATCACCTACCGCTTCCGGGGCCCCGACCCGCTCTGCCGGGCCGTCAAGTACCTGCAGGTGCTGAGCATGTTTGCTTCCACCTACATGCTGCTGGCCATGACGCTGGACCGCTACCTGGCCGTCTGTCACCCCCTGCGCAGCCTCCAGCAGCCCAGCCGGTCCACCTACCCGCTCATCGCAGCCCCCTGGCTGCTGGCGGCGGTCCTCAGCCTCCCTCAAGTCTTCATTTTTTCCGTACGAGAGGTGATCCAGGGCTCTGGAGTGCTGGACTGCTGGGCAGACTTCCGCTTCCCTTGGGGGCCACGGGCCTACATCACCTGGACCACCCTAGCCATCTTCATCCTGCCAGTGGCCATGCTCACAGCCTGCTACAGCCTCATCTGCCACGAAATCTGCAAGAACCTCAAAGTCAAGACGGAGGCTGGGCAGGCCGAAGGAGGGAGCTGGGGCCCTGCGAACAGGCCATCTGCTCCTCGTGGCCCGGTGGCAGCCACGCGGGGGCTGCCGTCCCGGGTTAGCAGCATCAGCACCATCTCGCGGGCCAAGATCCGAACTGTGAAGATGACCTTCGTCATTGTGCTGGCCTATATCGCCTGCTGGGCGCCTTTCTTCAGTGTCCAGATGTGGTCTGTGTGGGATGAGAATGCCCCCGATGAAG ATTCGACCAACGTGGCTTTCACCATCTCCATGCTTTTGGGCAACCTCAGCAGCTGCTGCAACCCCTGGATCTACATGGGCTTCAACAGCCACCTGTGGTGGCGTGCCCTGCGCCGTCTGGCCTGCTGCAGAGGCGCGGGGCCCAGGATGCGCAGGCGGCTCTCCAACGGCAGTCTGTCCAGCCGCCATGCCACCCTGCTGACCCGCTCGAGTGGCCTGCCTGCCCGCGGCCTCAGCCCCGGACTCAGCAGGAAGCCAGGGCCCAGAGACTCCCTGCGGGGCGCAGAGCAGGTGGATGGTGATGCTGCCACTGAGACCAGCATCTTTTAG